In the genome of Raphanus sativus cultivar WK10039 chromosome 4, ASM80110v3, whole genome shotgun sequence, one region contains:
- the LOC108855780 gene encoding plant UBX domain-containing protein 11, which translates to MEALTFKGSVMEAILEAKGQKKLFVVYISGEDEDSDKLNNLTWTEASVAESLSKYCVLLHLQAASVDATNFSAIYPYSSVPCIAAIGFSGTQVWKNEGFIVAEDLASSLEKAWLGLHIQETTASIFSAALASQNSDQPTSSASNVVLPSDGRTSDAVSSSQSTGTSVQPSEAKSTVTSASTKEKSDDTAAIKVKQSAEPTNQAASSVDGTKPNVVHGATETPSSVQAEKEPIRPAAPRPDDSTSKSSTDRKRKQETVVNKAERDINLAKSVDEKEIVTPNDEGEDEKSWRQSSDVHLNIRLPHGANLQEKFSVTSTLRMVKDYVDSKQTPGLGAYDLAVPYPRKVYSDQDFDKSLSELGLLGRQALIVVPRKRATVYQRGPSYSESNNNTTDTNNGGYFAYLRRLLSYANPFSYLGGGTPNASSSAPEPRGSMEYMPVASSAEQRNNVAQAAEGRGNVRNRRPTTSRIGSNIHTLRHDEEDAPFGDGNAFWNGNSTQYGGESGGGDSNDRR; encoded by the exons ATGGAAGCTCTCACATTCAAGGGCTCTGTGATGGAAGCCATATTGGAAGCCAAAGGACAGAAGAAGCTTTTTGTAGTTTACATCTCTG gAGAGGATGAAGATTCAGATAAGTTGAACAACTTGACATGGACTGAAGCATCC GTGGCAGAGTCGCTGTCCAAGTATTGTGTTTTATTGCATCTACAAGCTGCAAGTGTTGACGCCACAAACTTCTCCGCTATAT ACCCATATTCTTCTGTTCCTTGTATAGCTGCTATTGGATTCAGTGGTACACAAGTTTGGAAAAATG AGGGATTTATTGTTGCTGAAGATCTCGCATCCAGTTTAGAGAAGGCGTGGCTGGGACTTCATATCCAG GAAACGACTGCAAGTATCTTTTCAGCAGCACTTGCATCACAAAACTCAGATCAACCTACTTCTAGTGCTTCCAATGTTGTCTTGCCTTCTGACGGCCGTACTTCAGATGCAGTGTCTTCATCTCAATCAACTGGAACAAGTGTTCAACCCTCAGAGGCTAAATCAACAGTGACATCTgcatcaacaaaagaaaagagtgaTGACACAGCTGCAATTAAG GTCAAACAATCTGCTGAACCCACTAATCAGGCAGCATCTTCTGTTGATGGAACCAAACCCAATGTCGTGCATGGAGCAACAGAGACCCCTTCGTCTGTTCAGGCAGAAAAGGAGCCCATTCGTCCTGCAGCCCCAAGACCGGATGATAGTACATCCAAATCTTCTACAGATAGAAAAAGGAAGCAAGAAACCGTGGTAAACAAAGCTGAAAGGGATATTAATTTAGCAAAATCTGTTGATGAAAAGGAGATTGTAACGCCTAATGATGAAGGAGAGGATGAAAAAAGTTGGAGACAATCATCTGATGTCCACTTAAACATTCGACTGCCTCATGGTGCTAACCTTCAAGAGAAGTTTTCTGTAACGAGCACATTGAGAATGGTCAAGGACTATGTGGATAGCAAGCAAACACCAGGACTAGGTGCTTATGATCTTGCTGTTCCTTACCCCCGTAAGGTTTATAGTGACCAAG ATTTTGATAAGTCTCTGTCCGAGTTGGGTTTGCTCGGTAGACAAGCACTTATAGTGGTTCCGAGGAAAAGAGCAACAGTCTATCAAAGAGGACCATCTTACTCTGAGTCTAACAACAACACGACAGACACTAACAATGGCGGTTACTTTGCTTATCTTAGAAGATTACTCTCTTATGCAAACCCATTTTCATATCTTGGCGGCGGTACTCCCAATGCATCAAGCTCTGCTCCAGAACCTCGAGGCAGTATGGAGTACA TGCCGGTTGCGTCTAGTGCGGAGCAGAGAAACAATGTGGCGCAAGCGGCAGAAGGTAGGGGCAACGTTAGGAACAGGAGACCAACCACATCTAGGATTGGAAGTAACATCCATACGCTGAGACACGACGAAGAAGACGCTCCTTTTGGTGATGGAAACGCGTTTTGGAATGGAAACTCAACACAGTATGGTGGTGAAAGCGGTGGTGGAGACAGTAATGATAGGCGATGA